The Oscillatoria acuminata PCC 6304 genomic interval GAGACGCATTCAATGGCAGCGTCTCTACTTCACCCTTGCGATCGGAGTACCACAACCGTCATGACTCATTCCATCAACCCCTTTGCCACTGCGCTACAGTTTACCCTCAAATGGGAAGGCGGGGCCGGACACCCGCAGGACCTCGCTGGTGCCGTCAATCGCGGGATTAGCCAAGGTACCTATGATACCTATCGTCGCAACCAAGGCTTATCGGTTCAATCGGTCCACTTGCTAACCGACTCAGAACTGGAAGAGATTTATTTTCACAGTTACTGGAAACTGTCCAAAGCGGATTTGATGTGTTTGCCCTTGAGTATTGTCCACTTCGATACAGCGGTCAATTTTCATGTCTCTGGCAGCATTGAATTTTTACAAGAAGCGATCGGGGGGTTAAGCATTGATGGCAAATTTGGCCAGAATACCCAACGCGCTTTGGAGAAATACAACAATCTGGAAACCGCTAAACGGTATTGCCATAGTCGGATTGCCTATCGTCATCAGCGGGTTAAAGCTAATCCCAGTCAGGAGATATTTTTAGAGGGATGGTTACGCCGCGATCGCGATTTACTCACCTATATTGAGCAATGGGCTCAAGACGCCACCGAGACCCCACCAGAGAAATCTCCTATCCTCTCCTCGGTCCCCCCATTGCCGGAGAAAATGCTAGGGGAGGAACCCGCGAACCCCACAACATCAGAGGAAAAATCAGAAGAAGTCTTCAAAAAACTCCAGCAGGCGATCGCCTTGCTGCAAGATGTCGTCGATACCCTCAAAACCAGCCGATAGCCATCATTTCCCCAGCGCCACCCCTGAAGCATTGCCTTCCTCGTCATCCAGTTTTTCATCCCAACATCTCTTCCCTGTCTCAGATTTACGATACCCCTCGACAGGTATGATGGCGGTACGGATAACTTAAGGAAACACGCGAGTGAAGTTAAAAATATTATTTGTTGCCGCAGAAGCGGCTCCCATTGCTAAAGTGGGTGGCATGGCAGATGTCGTCGGATCCTTGCCTA includes:
- a CDS encoding glycoside hydrolase family 108 protein — protein: MAASLLHPCDRSTTTVMTHSINPFATALQFTLKWEGGAGHPQDLAGAVNRGISQGTYDTYRRNQGLSVQSVHLLTDSELEEIYFHSYWKLSKADLMCLPLSIVHFDTAVNFHVSGSIEFLQEAIGGLSIDGKFGQNTQRALEKYNNLETAKRYCHSRIAYRHQRVKANPSQEIFLEGWLRRDRDLLTYIEQWAQDATETPPEKSPILSSVPPLPEKMLGEEPANPTTSEEKSEEVFKKLQQAIALLQDVVDTLKTSR